The proteins below are encoded in one region of Nilaparvata lugens isolate BPH chromosome X, ASM1435652v1, whole genome shotgun sequence:
- the LOC111054360 gene encoding uncharacterized protein LOC111054360 isoform X2: protein MRTVGSANIGQCVNNILRRIMIDELAMKFSYTGRASNGNTKTPFHGSEISKYILIAVQTFLGDIAIEVKYGSLASKWFQQARTRLLRRTKSRETTPHEAQIEDNSSSK from the exons ATGAGGACAGTGGGGAGCGCTAATATTGGCCAATGTGTCAATAATATCTTGAGAAGAATAATGATTGATGAGCTGGCCATGAAATTCTCTTATACTGGCCGTGCATCAAACGGGAACACAAAAACTCCATTTCATGGGAGTGAGATATCGAAATACATACTGA TTGCTGTTCAAACGTTTCTTGGTGACATTGCAATTGAAGTGAAATATGGATCGTTGGCGTCGAAATGGTTTCAACAAGCCAGAACAAGGTTGTTGAGAAG gaCCAAGAGCAGAGAGACTACGCCTCATGAAGCTCAAATCGAGGACAATAgcagttcaaagtaa
- the LOC111054360 gene encoding uncharacterized protein LOC111054360 isoform X1 produces MLIKHMRTVGSANIGQCVNNILRRIMIDELAMKFSYTGRASNGNTKTPFHGSEISKYILIAVQTFLGDIAIEVKYGSLASKWFQQARTRLLRRTKSRETTPHEAQIEDNSSSK; encoded by the exons atAAAGCATATGAGGACAGTGGGGAGCGCTAATATTGGCCAATGTGTCAATAATATCTTGAGAAGAATAATGATTGATGAGCTGGCCATGAAATTCTCTTATACTGGCCGTGCATCAAACGGGAACACAAAAACTCCATTTCATGGGAGTGAGATATCGAAATACATACTGA TTGCTGTTCAAACGTTTCTTGGTGACATTGCAATTGAAGTGAAATATGGATCGTTGGCGTCGAAATGGTTTCAACAAGCCAGAACAAGGTTGTTGAGAAG gaCCAAGAGCAGAGAGACTACGCCTCATGAAGCTCAAATCGAGGACAATAgcagttcaaagtaa